From the Candidatus Marinarcus aquaticus genome, the window TGTATTAATGAACGTTTTTTGTAACGAAGAAGCAGTAAAACTCTTTATTGGTGATGGAGACAAAATTGGTGCAGAAATTGAGAGCTTACTTAAGATGAAGCCACCATCAACTTTTTCTGAAAAACTCTCAACTTTTGGGAAACTCTTTGCGCTCAAAAATACCATTCCTAAAAAACTCAAAGGAAAAGGGGCATGTCAACAAGTCATTAAACTTGGAAGTGATGCTAAACTATCTGATTTACCTATTTTAACGACATGGGAGCAAGACGGTGGTCCCTTTATTACCATGGGACAAGTCTATACGACTTCACTCAATGGAGAACTTAAAAATTTAGGAATGTATCGACTGCAAGTCTATGATGACCAAACATTAGGAATGCACTGGCAAATTCATAAAGACTCAAATCACTTTTTCCATGAGTATAAAAAAGCGGGTAAAAAGATGCCAGTATCAATTGGTATTGGTGGGGATCCGATGTATATATGGTGTGGACAAGCACCGTTGCCTATTGGAATTTTTGAGTTGATGTTGTATGGGTTTGTTAAAAACAAAAATGCACAACTCGTTAAATCCATCACCAATGATATCTATGTACCAAAAGATAATGACTTTATCATTGAAGGGTTTGTGGATCCAAGTAAGATGAGAATTGAAGGGCCTTTTGGTGACCATACAGGGTATTACACCCTTGAAGAAGAGTATCCATTTATGGAAGTTACGGCCATTACGCATAAAAAAGAGCCTACTTATTTAGCCACAGTTGTGGGAAAACCACCATTGGAAGATAAATATATGGGACATGCAACAGAGCGTATTTTTTTGCCGCTTCTTAAAACCACAGCACCCGATTTGATTGATTATTATATGCCAGAAAATGGGGTGTTTCATAACCTTATTTTAGCCAAAATCAAAACGCTTTACCCAGGACACGCAAGCCAGATGATGCATGCTTTTTGGGGAGTAGGGCAAATGAGTTTTGTCAAACATGCCATTTTTGTGGGAGAAGATGCACCCGATTTAACTGAGCACGATGCTATAATAGAGCACATTTTAAATCGAATTGACCTAGAAGAGATGTTGGTCTCACGAGGAGTAGTCGATGCCCTTGACCACTCAAGTCCAAAATTTGCTGTGGGTGGAAAACTGGGATTAGATTGTACGGGTGAAGAGATTGAAGAAGTGGGTATCACACTCTTAAGCGATGAAGAGTTGTTATCTAAAATGCAAACCATAACTTCTGAAATTAAAGCGCTTAAACAGTATGGCGTTCATACCAAAAACCCTGTGTGTGTGATTACAGTGGATAAAACACGCAATCAAAAATATCTTTTTGAAGAGCTGAAATCACTCTTTGATCATATCAAAATCTTAATCATTGTGGATGACAAAAAGAACAGTGTGGATAACCCATACATGCTTGTATGGAGAGTGACCAATAACATTGATTCAAACAGAGACCTCTTTATAGATGGGCACACGTTGGGTGTGGATGCAACCAATAAAAACAGTTTTGATAACTTCAAACGACGATGGCCAGATGATGTGGACTGTACCAAATCAGTGATTGATTCACTGGTTGAAAGAGGGATTATAGAAGTGGATGAGGTATTGGAGAAACAGTTCAGATTATGTAACTAAACCCCTTTTTTGCACGTAAAATTTGCCTTGTACCTTTAGTACAAGGTTGCTTTTGCTTCTCCTTACAAAAAATATGGATTTTATGTTTTAGTAATAAATACTATTCTGCTTTAACACTATTCTTCCCATGTCGTTTAACATAATACATCAATTCATCGACACGTTTTAACATGCTCTCTTGCGTATCATTGTCTTTAAAGTCAGTTACTCCAAAACTGCACGTCACTTGTTGACCAATTTTAAATTGATAGTTTTCAGTTAACTTTTTGAGGTGATTGGCCATGGTTTTTGCCTCTTCAAGATTGGTTTCTGGCAGTAAAATCAGAAACTCTTCTCCTCCCCATCGTCCTAAATAATCGGTTGAACGAATATTGGTCTTGATGAGTTGACTTAAGTCTTGTAACACCGTGTCTGCAAGTGAGTGACCATGCACATCATTGATTTTTTTAAAGTCATCAATGTCGTAAAAAATGATGGAAAATGGTCGATCATATCGACTTGATAACTCGATCTTCTCTTTGAATTTAGAGTCAATTTTTCGTCGATTGAATGTTTCAGTGAGTTTATCAATGGTAGCTGCATTATAGAGTTTTTGCTCCATGATTTTTCTTTTTTGTATCTCTTTTCTCAAACGCACATTATAAAACACCACCACACATAAAAAGAGTGTTAAAGGCAGACCAATTTTATACACCATGGTATAGTCCGTCGAGGTTTCATAACGTACTTGAAAATATTTCTCTTCAATGGTTTTAATTTCATCTTTTGAAATTTTAGTAATGGCTTTGTCAATAATTGTCTTTAATGTGTGGTTATCGGGATGGATCATATACCGTAATTCTTGACTGAACTCGGTTGTTCCAGAGATTTTAATGTTCGAAAACTGTTCCTCTTTGATATGGTAGATTAACACAGGCAAAAGTTCAATAGCACCATATGCATCTCCATTGGCAACGAGTTGTAGACCTGTTTTCATGCTGTTCACTTCAATAAAGTTAATATTGGGGTATTGAAGTTTAATGAGATTGTTGATGGATGCATTTTTTCGTATGACAATGGATTTGCCGCTGAGAATGTTGGTATTAAAAATAAATCCTTCATCGTTTCTTGTGGCAATGGCATATTTATAGCTTTGAATGGGTTCTGAAAAGAGCACATTTTTTTCATGAATATCATTTTGTGTTAAAGTCAATTTAACACTGTTGAGCTCTTTTTTGATTGTTTCTCGGCCATTTTTGTTGTTACGTATAGTTTTTGAATGAGCGTTTAAGAGCGTTTTATTCTGAATCAATGCCCAAAAATCTGCGGCAATACCATGATGACCAAGATAGAATGGTTCAAACTCTTGTTTATAATAAATAAACTCATTGTGGGCAATATAATCGTTCTCTTTTTGAGTAAATATCACTAAGTTGGCATCATAAATAAAGTTATCTAAATTAAAGCGGGTTTCATTTTTTGTAAAACCTAATAAAGAGTAGATTTTACCAATCTCTTCAATTTTGCTTTGAGAGAGATTCCCTAAATTTCCTTGTTCATATTCTGCTAAATCTTTGAGGGTATAGGCTTCGTAAATGAGCGCATCTAAACTTTTATTTTGCGTGTTGTATTTATGGTAGATGATATTGATGGTTTCACCAATGTTTTCAAAAGCATATGTCCATCCTTTTAACACTGCTTCATGAAAGTTGTGCACATCTATGGGGTTGAGCATCAACTCTTTTTTAGAAGTAAAAAGAATGCCATCATAAAAATCAAAACCATAATCTTGTGGGTTTAATATGTTGTATGGAATATTTTTTGAATTTAAAATATAGGGTTCATTAGAGAGGTAAGAACCCATGGCATCGGTTTTATCATTGAGTAAGTCAACCAGTTTGTATGTATGTGGTTGGAACGTGATATCTTTAAGTGATAAGCCTTTGCTTGCGGTCATAGCGTGAATAGCAACGGTGTTTTTAGCATCGGTTGTAAGCATCACTCGTTTGTTTTTTAAATCTTCTACATTTTTGATATGTTTTTCTTGTAAAGTCAGAAGTACCAATGGAGAGTGTTGAAAGATTGCACTGAGTGCAACAATCTCTTCGCCGTTGAGTCTGTCTATTATAATCGAAGAACGTCCTACTGCATAAGTTGACTTTTGAGTGAGCACATCTTGTACTAAATCAACGCTGTTGTTCATCTCTTTAAAGTGTACGTCTAAACCGTACTCTTTAAAATACCCTTTCTCTTTGGCAATATAATAACCTGCAAACTGAAATTGATGCAACCATGAAAGTTGCACTGAGATTTTTCTCAAAGGTTCATGTGCTTGCAGTTGAGTGAGGAACAATAAAAAAATGATTTGTATAAAAAATAATTGTCTCATCTAACAATTATAATCTATTTTTTATGGAATTGCCAAACTATTGCGTATTAACTTTTAGAATGTTTCCTTTTTGTAAGTTTATGTAAACAGTACTGTTTATTTCATGCTCTTGTGCACAATGCACCGTTATAGAGTGTCCAGAGTATTTTGTAAATTGTAATACAAGTTCAAAATAATCACCACAATAAGAGCTTTGTTTAACAAGAAGTTCTTGGTTTGTATCTAAGGGGGTTGAAGTTAAATGGCATTGATTAATTCGAATTATGGGTGTTTGATGTTCGGGGATATCTATACGTAAATCTTGCATCAATGCTTTGGGTAAAATATTGATTTCACCCAAGAAATTTGCAATATATAAATTGGCTGGTTTGAAAAAAAGCTCTTGAGGTGTTCCAAATTGTACGAGTGTTTTGTTTTGTAGAATTCCAATTTTATCCGAGATGCTTAACGCCTCTTTTTTATCGTGAGTAACTAAAATAGCACTTAATCCAAGATTTTTAATGATGTTTTTTAACCAGAGTTTGGTTTTATGTCGTAAAATAGAATCAAGGTTTGAAAAAGGCTCATCTAAAAGCAGGATTTTTGGATTATATGCAATGGTTCTTGCAATTGAAACACGTTGTTGTTGACCACCAGAGAGCTCGTGAATTTGTTTGTTTCGATGTTCAACCAAATCAAACTGTTTTAAAAGTTCATCCACTCTTCTTTGTTTTTCAATTTTTGGAAGGTTGTACAAGGCAAAACCAATGTTTTCTTTGACATCCAAGTGCGGAAACAGCGCATAATCTTGAAAAATGTAGCCAATGTCTTTATTACATTTTTGGTTTCCTGAAATTAAACAGGTTTGATTTAAAAGGATCTCTCCTTCAAATGAGTCTTGCAAAGAAGCGATGCTTCTTAAAATGGTACTTTTCCCACTTCCACTGGGACCTAAAATAGTTACAATTTCTCCCTCTTTTACATCAAAAGAGACGTTTTTTAGAATTTCCATATTTCCAAATGAAATTCCAAAATCTTTGAGTTTGATTCCAAACATATTAATCCTTAATCATTTTACGTGCCAATATGAGCACCGATATTATTCCCAATCCCACAATGAACATTGAAGGTACACTTGATTCAACTATTTGAGACTGCATTACTAATTCATGGGTTAATACAGCTAAGGTATCATAGTTAAAGGGGCGCAATATCATTGTCAGTGGTAACTCTTTGATGATTTCAATAAAGACAATAATAAATGCGGCCAAGCCAGAGTTTTTAATCAAAGGTAAAATCACATACCATAAAACACGTTTTTGCTTGATGTTCATGGTTTTACATGCATCATCATAGGTAAAAGGTATTTTCGAAAAACCTGATTCATAGTTGTTAATGGCAATGGCTAAAAAACGTACACAATATCCAAAGATGACTGCGGCAATGGTTCCACTGATTAAAAAGTTTGCATCAAAAGCAGCCAAGATGTTTTTATCAAGGAGTGTAAAGAAACTTAAAATTCCTACTGCAATTACTGCACCTGGAATGGAGTATCCCAATTTTGAAATTTGTGTGAGCATATCTGAAAAATGGCTTTTGCTCAGACGGACATTATAAACAAAAACAAAGGCCATGAGAGTGATTAAAAGCGCACTGAAAGTTGCAATAACAAGTGTTTGAGTAAGAACGGTAAAGAAATCCTCATCAATCACATACTCATATGAGAGATAAAACCAGTAACTCATTTGAAAAAATGGGAGTAAAAACCCAAAGAAAAATGGGAAAAAACATGCTAAAAATGCCAAGATGTTTTTGCTTCCATGCAGTTGGATTTTACTGATGGGTTTAAAATCTTTTCCACTGCTTTTATACTGCTTGTTTTTACGTTGGTATTTTTCAAAGAATATAAGCAAGAAAATAAAAAGCATCAACATCCCTGCTAAACGTGAGGCATCCTCTACACTTCCCATACCAAACCAAGTTCTAAAAATACCTGTTACAAAAGTAGAAACCCCAAAATAGTCCATTACTCCAAAATCTGCCACTGCTTCCATAACAGCTAAAATTACCCCTGCAACAATGGCTGGACGAGAGATGGGAATAATGACTTTATAAAAAATTTGCCACTGTGAAAGACCTAAGGTTTTAGAGGCATCAATAATAGAAGCAGACTCCGCTCGCAAATAGGTTTTTGAAACCAAATAGACATAAGGATAAAGAACCAACGACATCACAATGATGGCTCCTTCGATGGACATGATGTCAAAAAAGTAGACTTCAGAAATCTTCATGTTTAAAAGGTTTAGAATAAACGTCGTAACACTTCCTGTAATATCAAACATTCCTCCATAAATATAGGCCACAATATAGGTTGGAATAGCAAAAGGAAGAATCAAAGCATAGTGAAAAAAGTCAGAGAAACTGAACTTGAACATGGTCGTGATATAAGCAGTTGAGAAACCAATGATGGAAGTCAGTACTGCAACACCCAACATAATATAGAGTGAATTAAAGACATACTCATATAAAACCGTGTCCACCAGATGTTGCCAGTTGTTGCTTTCACCAAAAAAGATATGAATAAAAATAAGTACAGCAGGGATGCATATCAGCAATGTTAAAATAACACTGCTGATACTGAGCGAATTAATCTGTTTCAACTTGTTTGTTTATCTCCAGTTTGCTTGGTCGAAGATTTTAACAGCTGTCTTATTGTTTTCACCTAAAAGATTCATTGAGATGTTGTCTTCTTCAAATGTTCCCCAAGATTTCAAAATATCATTTTTTTCTACTTCAGCTAAAATAGGGTACTCGAAGTTTCCATTTGCAAAAAGATCTTGCGCATCTTTTGACGCTAGGAATTCAATAAATTTAATCGCATTCTCTTTATTGGGTGCATATTTCGCAACTCCTGCACCACTCACATTCACATGTGTTCCACCATTTTCAAATACGGGAAAAAGAATTTTCACTTTCTTAACGGCTTCTGCTTGTGAAATATCTCGGTTGTCAACCATTTTACCAATATAGTATGTGTTGGCAACCGCAATGCTTCCAATATCATTGGCCACAGCTTTTACTTGGTATCGGTCATTTCCTTTAGGATCATGTGCCATATTTGCAACCACTCCTTTTGCCCAATTAAGTGCATACTCTTCTCCATGGTGTGCAATGACTGCAGCGAGTAAAGATTGATTGTAAACGTTGTTTGATGAACGTACCATTACTTGACCTTTAAATTTAGGATCTGCTAAATCTTCATAAGTTTTAAGTTCATTTGGAATATCTGAACCTACTTTATAAACAAATACTCGTGCTCTTTTTGTAAGGGCAAACCATTGGTTGTCTTTATCTCTGAACTTTTCAGGAATATGTGAAGTTAGGTAATTTGATTGAATAGATTGCAGAAGACCTTGGTCTTTCGCTTGAAAAAGTCCAGCGGCATCAACAGTGATTAAAACGTCCGCAGGTGAGTTTTTCCCTTCACTTTGAATTCTTTTTATTAAAGCACTTGCATCGGCTTTAACAACATTGACTTTAATGCCGGTTTTTTCTTCAAACATTTTAAAGAGTTGTTTGTCTGTATCGTAATGTCTGTGAGAATATATATTGACTTCTGAAGCTGCAAAAATTGAGTTTGCTAACAGAAGGCTACTTAAAAGCATTTTTTTAAACATTGGTCTGTCCTTTTTATTATTGATAATTGT encodes:
- a CDS encoding ABC transporter permease, which codes for MKQINSLSISSVILTLLICIPAVLIFIHIFFGESNNWQHLVDTVLYEYVFNSLYIMLGVAVLTSIIGFSTAYITTMFKFSFSDFFHYALILPFAIPTYIVAYIYGGMFDITGSVTTFILNLLNMKISEVYFFDIMSIEGAIIVMSLVLYPYVYLVSKTYLRAESASIIDASKTLGLSQWQIFYKVIIPISRPAIVAGVILAVMEAVADFGVMDYFGVSTFVTGIFRTWFGMGSVEDASRLAGMLMLFIFLLIFFEKYQRKNKQYKSSGKDFKPISKIQLHGSKNILAFLACFFPFFFGFLLPFFQMSYWFYLSYEYVIDEDFFTVLTQTLVIATFSALLITLMAFVFVYNVRLSKSHFSDMLTQISKLGYSIPGAVIAVGILSFFTLLDKNILAAFDANFLISGTIAAVIFGYCVRFLAIAINNYESGFSKIPFTYDDACKTMNIKQKRVLWYVILPLIKNSGLAAFIIVFIEIIKELPLTMILRPFNYDTLAVLTHELVMQSQIVESSVPSMFIVGLGIISVLILARKMIKD
- a CDS encoding ABC transporter ATP-binding protein, encoding MFGIKLKDFGISFGNMEILKNVSFDVKEGEIVTILGPSGSGKSTILRSIASLQDSFEGEILLNQTCLISGNQKCNKDIGYIFQDYALFPHLDVKENIGFALYNLPKIEKQRRVDELLKQFDLVEHRNKQIHELSGGQQQRVSIARTIAYNPKILLLDEPFSNLDSILRHKTKLWLKNIIKNLGLSAILVTHDKKEALSISDKIGILQNKTLVQFGTPQELFFKPANLYIANFLGEINILPKALMQDLRIDIPEHQTPIIRINQCHLTSTPLDTNQELLVKQSSYCGDYFELVLQFTKYSGHSITVHCAQEHEINSTVYINLQKGNILKVNTQ
- a CDS encoding ABC transporter substrate-binding protein, which produces MRQLFFIQIIFLLFLTQLQAHEPLRKISVQLSWLHQFQFAGYYIAKEKGYFKEYGLDVHFKEMNNSVDLVQDVLTQKSTYAVGRSSIIIDRLNGEEIVALSAIFQHSPLVLLTLQEKHIKNVEDLKNKRVMLTTDAKNTVAIHAMTASKGLSLKDITFQPHTYKLVDLLNDKTDAMGSYLSNEPYILNSKNIPYNILNPQDYGFDFYDGILFTSKKELMLNPIDVHNFHEAVLKGWTYAFENIGETINIIYHKYNTQNKSLDALIYEAYTLKDLAEYEQGNLGNLSQSKIEEIGKIYSLLGFTKNETRFNLDNFIYDANLVIFTQKENDYIAHNEFIYYKQEFEPFYLGHHGIAADFWALIQNKTLLNAHSKTIRNNKNGRETIKKELNSVKLTLTQNDIHEKNVLFSEPIQSYKYAIATRNDEGFIFNTNILSGKSIVIRKNASINNLIKLQYPNINFIEVNSMKTGLQLVANGDAYGAIELLPVLIYHIKEEQFSNIKISGTTEFSQELRYMIHPDNHTLKTIIDKAITKISKDEIKTIEEKYFQVRYETSTDYTMVYKIGLPLTLFLCVVVFYNVRLRKEIQKRKIMEQKLYNAATIDKLTETFNRRKIDSKFKEKIELSSRYDRPFSIIFYDIDDFKKINDVHGHSLADTVLQDLSQLIKTNIRSTDYLGRWGGEEFLILLPETNLEEAKTMANHLKKLTENYQFKIGQQVTCSFGVTDFKDNDTQESMLKRVDELMYYVKRHGKNSVKAE
- a CDS encoding menaquinone biosynthesis decarboxylase — encoded protein: MKEAIELLKKHHLLKIIDEELDIYLEVPHVAYVEVKRPDSKAILFTNVVDRKNNKKFDIPVLMNVFCNEEAVKLFIGDGDKIGAEIESLLKMKPPSTFSEKLSTFGKLFALKNTIPKKLKGKGACQQVIKLGSDAKLSDLPILTTWEQDGGPFITMGQVYTTSLNGELKNLGMYRLQVYDDQTLGMHWQIHKDSNHFFHEYKKAGKKMPVSIGIGGDPMYIWCGQAPLPIGIFELMLYGFVKNKNAQLVKSITNDIYVPKDNDFIIEGFVDPSKMRIEGPFGDHTGYYTLEEEYPFMEVTAITHKKEPTYLATVVGKPPLEDKYMGHATERIFLPLLKTTAPDLIDYYMPENGVFHNLILAKIKTLYPGHASQMMHAFWGVGQMSFVKHAIFVGEDAPDLTEHDAIIEHILNRIDLEEMLVSRGVVDALDHSSPKFAVGGKLGLDCTGEEIEEVGITLLSDEELLSKMQTITSEIKALKQYGVHTKNPVCVITVDKTRNQKYLFEELKSLFDHIKILIIVDDKKNSVDNPYMLVWRVTNNIDSNRDLFIDGHTLGVDATNKNSFDNFKRRWPDDVDCTKSVIDSLVERGIIEVDEVLEKQFRLCN
- a CDS encoding Fe(3+) ABC transporter substrate-binding protein — translated: MFKKMLLSSLLLANSIFAASEVNIYSHRHYDTDKQLFKMFEEKTGIKVNVVKADASALIKRIQSEGKNSPADVLITVDAAGLFQAKDQGLLQSIQSNYLTSHIPEKFRDKDNQWFALTKRARVFVYKVGSDIPNELKTYEDLADPKFKGQVMVRSSNNVYNQSLLAAVIAHHGEEYALNWAKGVVANMAHDPKGNDRYQVKAVANDIGSIAVANTYYIGKMVDNRDISQAEAVKKVKILFPVFENGGTHVNVSGAGVAKYAPNKENAIKFIEFLASKDAQDLFANGNFEYPILAEVEKNDILKSWGTFEEDNISMNLLGENNKTAVKIFDQANWR